In Peromyscus eremicus chromosome 2, PerEre_H2_v1, whole genome shotgun sequence, a single genomic region encodes these proteins:
- the Spink4 gene encoding serine protease inhibitor Kazal-type 4, which yields MALHLWMVTLTLAAFLAMDRFQQPICEHMAESPKCPQTPKPICGTDGVTYKNECHLCVTRIKTQKDIQIRKDGKC from the exons ATGGCTCTGCACCTGTGGATGGTCACCCTGACCTTGGCTGCCTTCCTTGCCATGGACAGG TTTCAACAGCCCATCTGTGAGCACATGGCAGAGTCTCCAAAGTGTCCCCAGACACCTAAACCGATCTGCGGCACGGATGGGGTGACATATAAAAATGAATGCCATCTCTGCGTGACCCGGAT AAAAACCCAAAAGGACATCCAGATCAGGAAGGATGGCAAGTGCTGA